From a region of the Helicobacter hepaticus ATCC 51449 genome:
- a CDS encoding ankyrin repeat domain-containing protein, whose product MKTLEEIKAMNMEQRNALQEELFALVLTNEIEKVKAFLQEYPLKESFYEENIKGQTGTYPLFGVERVLAKAAVAYEKYKDPAMIEFLQEWGLKIDYHTKRGENTLTDYIEQNGGEDENVIKYLVDKGLTCEKRDERKDHSGWTPMHWWAMNNDYKSIEIAVTKAGANVDVLDKFGKTPLFHSVKESSAYKATQMLIELGANVNYYDGAFTPLDKAQGARNKKLLKDAGAKSADRDLRYIVEEVLLAFGVDCANRKSFDENYHKLTKEQRAEKDKLINQRIAEMMSKKKAK is encoded by the coding sequence ATGAAAACACTAGAAGAAATTAAGGCAATGAATATGGAGCAAAGAAATGCTCTTCAAGAAGAGTTATTTGCACTCGTTTTAACAAATGAGATAGAAAAGGTAAAAGCATTTTTACAAGAGTATCCCTTAAAAGAGAGTTTTTATGAGGAGAATATTAAAGGTCAGACAGGCACGTATCCTTTATTTGGTGTAGAACGTGTCCTTGCGAAAGCAGCAGTGGCGTATGAGAAATATAAGGACCCTGCAATGATAGAGTTTTTACAGGAATGGGGACTAAAGATTGATTACCACACTAAACGTGGAGAGAATACCTTGACAGACTATATTGAACAAAATGGTGGCGAAGATGAGAATGTCATCAAATATCTTGTAGATAAGGGCTTAACTTGTGAGAAAAGAGATGAAAGAAAAGATCATAGCGGCTGGACTCCTATGCATTGGTGGGCTATGAATAATGATTATAAATCAATTGAAATTGCGGTTACAAAAGCAGGAGCAAATGTAGATGTGTTAGACAAATTTGGAAAAACACCTTTGTTCCATTCGGTAAAAGAATCTTCAGCCTACAAAGCCACCCAGATGTTAATAGAGCTTGGGGCAAATGTGAATTATTATGATGGAGCTTTCACTCCCTTAGACAAAGCACAAGGAGCTAGAAACAAAAAGCTTCTAAAAGACGCAGGGGCTAAGAGTGCTGATAGGGATTTGAGGTATATTGTAGAGGAGGTATTGTTGGCATTTGGGGTAGATTGTGCAAATCGAAAGAGTTTTGACGAAAATTATCATAAATTAACAAAGGAACAACGCGCAGAAAAAGATAAACTCATCAATCAAAGAATTGCTGAAATGATGAGCAAGAAAAAGGCTAAGTAA